A window of Microcystis aeruginosa FD4 contains these coding sequences:
- a CDS encoding DUF938 domain-containing protein → MSDLRQYAPATERNRQPILEVLRQFLPKTGNILEISSGTGEHAVFFAPRLAPCRWIPSDCNPLALDSIRSWCDYYPSSNLDRPLFIDVHQSVWAVEKENIVINAIVNINMIHIAPWSACLALMAGASRILSPGGILYLYGPYKRQGKHTSPSNESFDFSLRSQNSAWGVRNLEDVVQAASDRGLQLLEVIPMPANNLSVLFALT, encoded by the coding sequence ATGTCTGATTTACGTCAATACGCTCCAGCAACAGAACGCAATCGTCAGCCGATTTTAGAAGTTCTCAGGCAATTTTTACCGAAGACTGGGAATATCCTAGAAATATCTAGCGGCACGGGTGAACACGCTGTTTTTTTTGCCCCTCGTCTTGCTCCTTGTCGTTGGATTCCCTCGGATTGTAACCCTCTGGCTCTAGATAGTATTCGCAGTTGGTGTGATTATTATCCTAGTTCTAATCTCGATCGCCCCCTATTTATCGATGTTCATCAGTCAGTTTGGGCGGTAGAAAAGGAAAATATCGTCATTAATGCGATTGTTAATATTAATATGATTCATATCGCCCCCTGGTCAGCTTGTTTAGCTTTAATGGCAGGAGCAAGTCGTATTCTCAGTCCGGGGGGAATTCTCTATCTTTATGGTCCCTATAAACGACAGGGAAAACATACTTCTCCTAGTAACGAAAGCTTTGATTTTTCTCTCCGTTCTCAAAACTCTGCTTGGGGAGTTAGGAATTTAGAAGATGTGGTGCAAGCAGCGAGCGATCGAGGTTTACAATTGTTAGAAGTAATTCCTATGCCAGCTAATAATCTCTCGGTTTTATTTGCCTTAACATAG